A part of Halobacillus shinanisalinarum genomic DNA contains:
- a CDS encoding ABC transporter permease → MSSQSETAVRPSVESRGKTNFNPFTSNLFVGSHLPIVLIIIWEVASRNGWVAPYLLPAPSVVFEEVVGMAQDGELWGHISITLYRVFAGFLLGMVAATILGAATGYIRIVEKVLDPMLQALRAIPSLAWVPLFVLWIGIGEASKITLVAVGVFFPIYLNLTSGIQGVDRKLIEVGRMYHFTTLQQIRKIIFPAALPSFLVGVRSGLSLGWMFVVAAELLGASQGLGYLMVFGQNTSSPELVIGSIVLFAIFGKVSDEILKQIQMRTLRWQDSIENAS, encoded by the coding sequence CAGCCGTCAGACCTTCAGTTGAAAGTCGCGGAAAAACAAACTTTAATCCGTTCACGTCTAATTTATTTGTAGGAAGTCACCTCCCTATCGTTCTCATTATCATTTGGGAGGTTGCTTCAAGGAATGGCTGGGTGGCTCCCTATTTGCTTCCTGCTCCCTCTGTGGTTTTTGAGGAAGTAGTAGGCATGGCACAGGATGGAGAACTATGGGGACACATATCAATTACGTTATACCGCGTATTTGCGGGGTTTTTACTAGGAATGGTCGCAGCTACCATTTTAGGGGCTGCAACTGGTTATATTAGAATCGTTGAAAAGGTTCTCGATCCAATGTTGCAGGCACTGAGGGCGATCCCATCATTAGCCTGGGTGCCGCTGTTTGTTTTATGGATCGGTATCGGGGAAGCCTCTAAAATCACGCTGGTAGCTGTAGGGGTATTCTTTCCGATTTATTTAAATTTGACCTCTGGTATTCAAGGGGTGGATCGTAAGTTAATCGAAGTGGGTCGTATGTATCATTTTACAACTCTGCAGCAAATCCGCAAAATCATCTTTCCTGCTGCACTGCCTTCCTTTTTAGTAGGGGTACGAAGCGGCCTTAGTCTCGGCTGGATGTTTGTCGTTGCAGCCGAATTGCTGGGTGCAAGTCAAGGTCTTGGCTATTTAATGGTGTTTGGTCAAAACACCTCCTCCCCGGAGCTTGTCATTGGTAGTATCGTGTTGTTTGCGATCTTCGGGAAGGTATCCGACGAGATTTTGAAGCAAATTCAAATGAGAACATTGAGATGGCAAGACAGTATTGAAAATGCGTCATAG
- a CDS encoding ABC transporter ATP-binding protein codes for MLAVDQVSRVFQNGKAGFKNVNIRLTEGEVVGVLGTSGCGKSTLLRVLSGLDLNYKGHIETNVSDPERAFGMMFQEPRLMPWLSVWENITFGVAKKQSREQALDLIQTVGLEGFENHYPKDLSGGMAQRVAIARSLLNRPEILLLDEPLSALDAFTKMQLQDLLLSIFEKHHTTTLLVTHDIDEALYLCDRIVIMRGQPGGIQSEISIDTPKPRRRGDTYLANLKEDILQELDFTRV; via the coding sequence ATGCTGGCAGTTGATCAAGTTTCACGTGTTTTCCAGAACGGAAAAGCTGGCTTCAAAAACGTCAACATACGGCTAACCGAAGGCGAGGTTGTCGGTGTTCTAGGAACGAGCGGCTGTGGAAAAAGTACACTTTTACGCGTGCTTTCTGGGCTAGATTTAAATTATAAAGGGCATATTGAAACAAATGTGAGTGACCCTGAGCGTGCTTTTGGAATGATGTTTCAAGAGCCGAGGCTGATGCCATGGCTTTCAGTTTGGGAGAATATCACCTTTGGTGTGGCGAAAAAACAGAGTAGGGAGCAAGCTTTGGACTTAATCCAAACGGTCGGTCTTGAGGGGTTCGAGAACCATTATCCTAAGGATTTATCAGGCGGAATGGCCCAACGTGTAGCTATTGCCCGTTCTTTATTGAATCGTCCGGAAATTTTATTGCTGGATGAGCCGTTGAGTGCACTTGATGCGTTTACGAAGATGCAGCTCCAAGATTTGCTTCTATCAATCTTTGAAAAGCATCATACGACGACACTGCTAGTTACGCATGATATCGATGAAGCACTCTATCTATGTGACCGCATTGTCATTATGAGAGGACAGCCGGGCGGGATTCAGTCCGAAATTTCGATCGACACACCTAAGCCGCGTAGACGAGGTGACACCTATTTAGCTAATCTCAAAGAGGATATTCTACAGGAGCTAGATTTCACTAGAGTTTAA
- the acsA gene encoding acetate--CoA ligase, whose product MADVILPPKRGSHNISEEWMEGEPFSWERVHPIFSWYQTGKVNMTYEAVDRHVLNGKGEKTALHYISETENWSLTYRELQQEVNRWSHVLTASGVKKGDFVFVFLPKHPHCYIAMLAAINVGAVVGPLFEAFMEEAVRDRINDCEGEFLIADSSFLSRVHREEIPSLKTVFTTDKEAGEADISITKEAEKADDEFETVWVDLEDGLNIHYTSGSTGKPKGIIHAHRNMIQQYQTGRWVLDLKDDDVYWCTAHPGWVTGTVYGVFAPLLNGVTTVIHGGRFSAEAWYQVLEKAQVTVWYSAPTAFRMLKASGDKTLEKYDLSSLRHILSVGEPLNPEVIHWGVEALNLRIHDTWWMTETGAQLVANLPTRPIKPGSMGRPIPGIEVAVLDEGGEELPPFETGHLAIRASWPSIMKEVWKNEQKFNSYFPYGEEWYIAGDLAYLDEEGYVFFQGRSDDMINSAGERIGPFEVESKLLEHPAVKEAGVIGKPDSVRGEIVKAFIALNTGYKEGEELLEEIRLFVRGRLAAHSAPREIEVIQELPKTQISGKVLRRELKKGEIDQAG is encoded by the coding sequence ATGGCAGATGTAATTCTTCCACCAAAACGTGGGAGTCATAATATTTCTGAAGAATGGATGGAAGGCGAACCCTTCTCATGGGAACGCGTCCACCCAATATTTAGCTGGTATCAAACAGGGAAAGTAAATATGACCTATGAAGCTGTAGACCGGCATGTACTTAATGGAAAGGGTGAGAAGACAGCCCTCCATTATATTTCCGAAACGGAGAATTGGTCGTTAACCTATAGAGAGCTTCAGCAGGAAGTGAATCGCTGGAGCCATGTGTTGACGGCGTCCGGTGTTAAGAAAGGCGACTTTGTATTTGTTTTCTTACCGAAGCACCCACATTGCTACATTGCGATGCTTGCTGCGATTAATGTTGGTGCTGTTGTAGGGCCGTTATTTGAAGCCTTTATGGAAGAAGCTGTTCGCGATAGGATTAATGATTGCGAAGGAGAGTTTTTAATAGCTGACTCCAGCTTTCTATCTCGTGTCCATCGTGAAGAGATTCCGAGTTTGAAGACGGTTTTTACAACGGATAAAGAAGCAGGGGAGGCTGACATTTCGATCACAAAGGAAGCGGAGAAGGCGGATGATGAGTTCGAAACAGTCTGGGTAGATCTTGAGGATGGCTTGAATATTCATTATACGAGTGGCTCTACAGGAAAACCAAAGGGAATTATCCATGCCCATCGAAACATGATCCAGCAATATCAAACAGGTCGTTGGGTCCTTGATTTGAAGGACGATGATGTCTACTGGTGCACGGCCCATCCAGGCTGGGTGACAGGCACAGTGTATGGAGTGTTTGCCCCATTACTAAATGGAGTAACAACAGTTATTCACGGTGGCCGTTTCTCGGCAGAGGCATGGTATCAAGTTCTTGAGAAAGCGCAAGTGACCGTATGGTACAGTGCACCGACTGCCTTTCGCATGCTAAAGGCGTCAGGGGATAAGACATTAGAAAAATATGACCTTTCCTCATTAAGACACATTCTTAGTGTGGGCGAGCCGTTAAATCCTGAAGTCATTCATTGGGGAGTGGAAGCATTAAACCTAAGGATTCATGATACCTGGTGGATGACAGAGACAGGTGCTCAATTAGTAGCAAATCTGCCAACGCGTCCCATTAAACCAGGATCCATGGGGCGCCCGATCCCAGGCATAGAAGTCGCAGTCTTAGATGAGGGGGGAGAAGAACTGCCGCCATTCGAAACGGGTCATCTGGCTATCCGCGCTTCTTGGCCGTCCATTATGAAGGAAGTATGGAAGAATGAACAAAAATTTAATTCTTACTTTCCTTATGGAGAAGAGTGGTATATAGCTGGTGACCTCGCTTATTTAGACGAAGAAGGGTACGTGTTTTTCCAAGGTAGAAGTGACGACATGATTAATTCTGCGGGCGAACGGATTGGTCCGTTTGAAGTCGAAAGCAAACTCCTTGAACATCCTGCCGTGAAGGAAGCTGGAGTAATCGGCAAGCCAGATTCAGTCCGTGGCGAAATCGTCAAGGCTTTCATTGCGTTGAACACGGGTTATAAGGAAGGCGAAGAACTTTTGGAGGAAATTCGGTTATTTGTACGAGGTCGGCTGGCTGCCCACTCGGCCCCTCGTGAAATCGAGGTCATACAGGAATTGCCGAAAACTCAGATCAGTGGAAAAGTATTGAGAAGAGAGTTGAAAAAAGGTGAGATTGATCAAGCAGGGTAA
- a CDS encoding RNA polymerase sigma factor, with protein MSNKDLGLYHQMMDGDKKALESIYDKYEKLLYSFVIKLSGDQTLAEEVLQEVFIKLWTNKATYDETKGKFSSWIVTITRYTAIDIIRKNKNQTVALEEETDLPEQVGDSTEDIVEWKEQGDKIRKAVKELSNEQKQMVDLFYFKGLSQQEIANQCDLPLGTVKGRIRLALKHLKTHLTNGKGGVNDA; from the coding sequence ATGAGCAATAAAGACTTAGGGCTCTATCACCAGATGATGGATGGCGATAAGAAAGCACTTGAATCAATATACGATAAATATGAGAAGCTGCTTTATTCATTTGTCATTAAGTTATCTGGGGATCAGACATTAGCAGAAGAGGTATTGCAAGAGGTATTCATTAAGCTATGGACGAACAAAGCAACATATGATGAAACGAAGGGGAAGTTCTCTTCGTGGATCGTAACCATCACAAGATACACAGCCATTGATATTATTCGTAAAAATAAAAATCAGACGGTTGCTTTGGAAGAGGAAACGGACCTCCCGGAACAAGTTGGGGATTCCACTGAGGATATAGTGGAGTGGAAAGAACAAGGTGATAAGATAAGGAAAGCAGTAAAAGAATTATCTAATGAACAAAAACAAATGGTGGATCTATTTTATTTTAAAGGATTAAGTCAACAGGAAATTGCTAATCAGTGTGATCTTCCACTTGGTACTGTCAAAGGCAGGATTAGACTGGCATTAAAGCATCTAAAAACACATTTAACAAACGGGAAAGGGGGCGTTAATGATGCGTAA
- a CDS encoding anti-sigma factor — MRNECEKVIDFFNNQLSDVEEREFEKHLETCDDCQEELAELRALTEDLAFASEPVNPPEGMKDRVLDAVFAGELNDTDDKRSEQAEGQEDSSVVAYEPRKDRSEQGLQPRKTKKPWILRGLAAALILSLAGNLYAVMNEDETATQGPVEGPGDPTQSTDQVTTKVQLQGTTNAQATASMIQQEHGGLLTLQAESLEQLEGEEVYQVWLIEGETPHRAGTFVANENGQGAVAYAMDQLPEGTDWNAVAISREPDATSQAPQGEVILQAEL, encoded by the coding sequence ATGCGTAACGAATGCGAGAAAGTGATTGATTTTTTCAATAATCAGCTGTCAGATGTTGAAGAGAGAGAATTCGAGAAGCATCTGGAAACGTGTGACGATTGCCAAGAAGAGTTGGCTGAGCTTCGTGCACTTACTGAAGATTTAGCGTTCGCTTCAGAGCCCGTCAACCCTCCAGAAGGTATGAAAGATCGTGTGTTAGATGCTGTTTTTGCGGGAGAATTGAATGACACAGACGATAAAAGGTCAGAGCAAGCGGAGGGTCAGGAAGATTCATCTGTAGTAGCCTATGAACCACGAAAAGATCGCTCTGAACAAGGGTTACAACCTCGAAAAACTAAAAAACCGTGGATTTTGAGAGGATTAGCCGCGGCTTTGATACTGTCATTAGCTGGGAATTTATATGCTGTGATGAATGAAGACGAAACGGCTACTCAAGGTCCGGTGGAAGGGCCGGGAGATCCTACTCAAAGTACGGACCAAGTTACAACTAAAGTACAACTGCAAGGTACAACGAATGCTCAGGCAACTGCCTCTATGATTCAACAAGAGCATGGCGGCCTTCTTACATTGCAGGCTGAGTCCCTCGAGCAATTAGAAGGAGAAGAAGTGTATCAAGTGTGGTTGATTGAAGGAGAAACACCACATCGTGCTGGAACATTTGTAGCAAATGAAAATGGTCAAGGTGCAGTAGCTTATGCAATGGATCAACTTCCTGAAGGTACGGACTGGAATGCTGTAGCGATCTCAAGGGAACCTGATGCTACAAGCCAGGCACCACAAGGTGAAGTGATCTTACAAGCAGAATTATAA
- a CDS encoding copper amine oxidase translates to MDMKKALFAVPLSVSLLLPTSLDVVNAEEHNMPTVETEAVELRASLDKLFSEHAYLAVETMRKGAEGAADFEASANALAANTEDLSAAIASVYGDEAGQKFQDMWSEHIGYFVDYVKATGSGDEEAKQMALDELDDYRKDFSQFISTATDGAVKAEGMAEGLQMHVNQLIGAFDAYVAGNYDEAYAKERQAIDHMYGVSKGMSKAIVNQFPDKFNNTKAVTPAADLRSNLNHLLSEHVGLATMAMQNGLDGSKDFKASAQSLANNTDDLTKAITSIYGEEAGNKFNQIWSDHIDDFVSYVEATANEDKEKQKEAMKELEDYRDNFAMFLEEATGGEVSAEKLAPSLQKHADYLFDTFDQYAAEDYEKTYTTLRDSYAHMFGASKALSGGIVSQFPDKFAMENMPSDMPKTGMGGTAANSDLWIFASILALVGAAGVFIRKQSKQQ, encoded by the coding sequence ATGGATATGAAAAAAGCACTTTTTGCCGTACCTTTAAGTGTATCACTGTTACTACCTACGTCACTTGATGTTGTAAATGCTGAAGAGCACAATATGCCAACGGTTGAAACGGAAGCTGTAGAACTTCGAGCAAGCTTAGATAAATTGTTTAGTGAGCATGCGTACCTAGCTGTTGAAACAATGAGAAAAGGAGCAGAAGGAGCTGCCGACTTTGAAGCTTCAGCAAATGCTTTAGCAGCCAACACGGAAGATCTATCTGCAGCGATCGCTTCTGTTTATGGTGATGAAGCGGGACAGAAATTCCAAGATATGTGGAGCGAGCACATTGGCTATTTCGTTGATTATGTGAAAGCAACGGGCAGTGGAGATGAAGAAGCTAAGCAGATGGCTCTAGATGAGCTTGATGATTACCGGAAAGACTTCTCTCAATTCATTTCAACAGCAACAGATGGTGCAGTGAAAGCTGAAGGAATGGCTGAGGGTCTGCAAATGCATGTTAATCAGCTAATCGGAGCATTTGATGCGTATGTTGCAGGTAATTATGATGAGGCTTATGCTAAAGAGCGTCAAGCTATTGATCACATGTACGGTGTAAGTAAAGGAATGTCTAAGGCCATTGTAAATCAATTCCCAGATAAATTTAACAATACGAAAGCTGTTACGCCAGCTGCCGACCTTCGTTCCAACTTAAACCATTTGTTAAGTGAACATGTTGGTCTTGCTACGATGGCGATGCAGAATGGTCTAGATGGATCTAAAGATTTTAAAGCATCTGCACAGTCCTTAGCGAATAATACAGATGACCTAACTAAAGCTATTACTTCTATTTATGGAGAAGAAGCTGGAAATAAATTTAATCAAATTTGGTCTGATCACATTGATGATTTTGTCTCTTACGTAGAAGCAACAGCTAATGAAGACAAAGAGAAGCAAAAAGAAGCGATGAAGGAATTGGAAGATTATAGAGATAATTTTGCAATGTTCCTTGAAGAGGCTACAGGTGGTGAGGTAAGCGCTGAAAAACTAGCTCCAAGTCTACAAAAGCATGCTGATTATCTGTTCGATACTTTTGATCAGTATGCCGCAGAAGATTATGAAAAAACTTATACGACTTTAAGAGATTCTTATGCTCACATGTTTGGCGCTTCTAAAGCTCTTTCGGGAGGAATAGTTAGCCAATTCCCAGACAAATTTGCTATGGAGAATATGCCATCTGACATGCCGAAAACAGGTATGGGTGGTACAGCCGCAAACAGTGACCTATGGATCTTTGCTTCCATCCTTGCACTAGTTGGTGCAGCTGGAGTGTTCATTCGTAAACAATCTAAACAACAATAA